One region of Dehalococcoidia bacterium genomic DNA includes:
- a CDS encoding DUF192 domain-containing protein has product MIVRNLTRDTTLGEAIQVADTAVRRVKGLLGRECLEDGQGLLFKSCSSLHTLFMRFPIDIIFMDRQGKVLKVRKGVKPFKFVAAPLRAYYALELPTDAVARSDTRVGDRLVFEDEVAEIAA; this is encoded by the coding sequence GTGATCGTCCGCAATCTTACCCGGGACACCACTCTCGGAGAGGCGATCCAGGTTGCGGACACGGCGGTCCGGCGGGTCAAAGGCCTGCTTGGCCGCGAGTGTCTGGAGGACGGCCAGGGCCTCCTCTTCAAGAGTTGTTCGTCCCTCCACACGCTTTTCATGCGCTTCCCCATCGACATCATCTTCATGGACCGGCAGGGGAAGGTGCTGAAGGTCAGGAAAGGCGTGAAGCCCTTCAAGTTCGTCGCCGCGCCGCTGCGCGCCTACTACGCGCTCGAGTTGCCCACGGACGCCGTCGCCAGGTCCGACACGCGCGTCGGCGACCGGCTGGTCTTCGAGGACGAGGTGGCTGAAATCGCGGCCTAG
- a CDS encoding type II secretion system F family protein, translating to MLLIIALLFVFGAIALLVLGLSWREPSAIEARMSAIRGETYAPNFGPVNQRESITVRIFGPLGEALGRKLGSMLPSAILRALERELVQAGQPVSTSGFLFAVVLVEGVMLFMGAMLAISMGGFGGQGTLVFLGCAAMGYFLPRMWLGNRVRHRQHEIVKSLPDAFDLVTTCVEAGLGLDAALAKVAEKVEGPFAEELGVMLREVSLGKLRREALKEMAERIGIPDLTIFINAVIQAETMGTSIATVLRVQADQMRVRRRQRAEAQAYKAPVKMIFPLVLCIFPTLFIVILGPAALVLYETLVKGK from the coding sequence CATCGCGCTGCTTGTGCTGGGTCTCTCCTGGAGGGAACCCAGCGCAATCGAGGCCAGGATGTCAGCGATCCGCGGCGAGACGTACGCCCCGAACTTCGGCCCCGTCAATCAGCGCGAGTCCATAACCGTGCGCATCTTCGGCCCCCTGGGCGAGGCGCTCGGCCGGAAGCTGGGCAGCATGCTGCCCAGCGCCATCTTGCGCGCCCTGGAGCGAGAGCTGGTCCAGGCGGGCCAGCCCGTTTCCACCAGCGGCTTCCTCTTCGCCGTGGTCCTGGTCGAAGGCGTGATGCTGTTCATGGGGGCGATGCTGGCCATCTCGATGGGAGGCTTTGGCGGCCAGGGGACGCTGGTCTTCCTGGGCTGCGCCGCGATGGGTTACTTCCTGCCCCGCATGTGGCTCGGCAACAGGGTGCGCCACCGCCAGCACGAAATCGTCAAGAGCCTGCCGGACGCCTTTGACCTGGTGACGACGTGCGTGGAGGCTGGCCTCGGCCTCGATGCCGCCCTTGCGAAGGTCGCCGAGAAGGTCGAAGGCCCCTTCGCCGAGGAGCTCGGCGTCATGCTGCGCGAGGTCTCGCTCGGCAAGCTCCGCCGGGAGGCGCTGAAGGAGATGGCGGAACGGATTGGCATCCCCGACCTCACCATCTTCATAAACGCCGTCATCCAGGCCGAAACGATGGGTACCAGTATCGCGACCGTGCTGCGCGTGCAGGCGGACCAGATGCGGGTCAGGCGCCGCCAGAGAGCGGAGGCGCAGGCCTACAAGGCGCCTGTGAAGATGATCTTCCCGCTGGTGCTCTGCATCTTCCCGACGCTGTTCATAGTCATTCTCGGGCCCGCGGCTTTGGTGCTGTACGAGACGCTGGTGAAGGGCAAGTGA